The following are from one region of the Methanococcoides methylutens genome:
- a CDS encoding cryptochrome/photolyase family protein — protein MSRFQRSLFVFRRDLRVDDNTALLAAFDMSEEVIPCFVFDPRLSDPSRKNFNSNAFQFLLESLDDLREQLEAVGGRLYFFSGLPEDVIGNLLERAGIDAIFMNHDYTPFSFKRDEVIASLCNNRNVDLLQFHDCLLTEPGTVRTKQGTPYKVFTQFFRSASKWDVLTPSMLNGASEDITDHFYTGGLGAGEVYVVSDVAFLKGSLPENNDQLFTHGGRSNALPVLKSLSEFSNYGRERDLPYIRGTTGLSAHNKLGTISIREFYYSVLHELGRDHILISELYWRDFFTQLAFEFPEVFRHAFKRKFDDLEWINDRKLFEAWCSGNTGFPIVDAGMRQLNSTGYMHNRVRMIVASFLVKDLHIDWRWGERYFASKLVDYDPCVNNGNWQWAASTGADSQPYFRIFNPWRQQKKFDRDCEYIKEWVPELADVESPDIHKLEKDGWLEVLNYPKPIVDHSKEREMALFMFKSASQIADV, from the coding sequence ATGTCCCGCTTCCAGCGTTCTCTCTTTGTTTTCAGGAGGGATTTGCGGGTCGATGACAACACTGCTCTTCTTGCAGCCTTTGATATGTCCGAAGAGGTGATCCCTTGTTTCGTCTTCGATCCTCGTCTGAGCGATCCTTCTAGGAAGAACTTCAACAGCAATGCCTTTCAGTTCCTTCTGGAATCGCTTGACGACCTCAGGGAGCAACTGGAAGCTGTGGGTGGCAGGTTGTACTTCTTTTCAGGTCTTCCGGAAGATGTGATCGGTAACCTTCTGGAAAGGGCCGGTATTGATGCGATCTTCATGAACCATGATTACACTCCTTTCAGTTTTAAAAGGGATGAAGTAATCGCAAGTTTGTGCAATAATAGGAATGTTGACCTGCTTCAATTCCACGATTGCCTGCTCACTGAGCCCGGAACCGTGCGTACTAAACAGGGTACTCCGTACAAGGTATTCACACAGTTCTTCCGGTCGGCCTCGAAATGGGATGTTCTTACTCCTTCAATGTTAAATGGTGCAAGTGAAGACATTACTGATCATTTTTACACCGGGGGTCTCGGGGCAGGTGAGGTCTATGTTGTTTCAGATGTAGCTTTTTTGAAAGGCTCGCTTCCTGAGAACAATGATCAACTGTTTACACATGGTGGGAGAAGCAATGCCCTGCCCGTCCTGAAGTCTCTTTCTGAGTTCTCGAACTATGGTCGTGAACGTGATCTGCCTTACATAAGGGGGACGACCGGCCTTTCTGCACACAACAAGCTGGGTACGATCTCCATAAGGGAGTTCTATTATTCGGTCCTTCATGAACTTGGCAGGGATCACATACTAATCAGTGAACTGTACTGGCGGGATTTTTTCACACAACTTGCTTTTGAGTTCCCTGAGGTCTTCAGACATGCATTCAAAAGAAAGTTCGATGATCTTGAGTGGATCAATGACCGGAAGTTATTCGAAGCATGGTGTTCGGGAAACACAGGTTTCCCCATTGTGGATGCAGGGATGAGGCAGCTTAACAGCACTGGCTACATGCATAATCGTGTGAGGATGATCGTAGCTTCCTTCCTTGTAAAAGACCTTCACATAGACTGGAGGTGGGGTGAGCGCTATTTCGCAAGTAAACTGGTGGATTATGATCCTTGTGTGAACAATGGGAACTGGCAATGGGCTGCTTCAACAGGTGCGGATTCCCAGCCATATTTCAGGATATTCAATCCCTGGCGTCAGCAGAAGAAGTTCGACAGGGATTGTGAATACATCAAAGAGTGGGTCCCGGAGCTTGCAGATGTTGAATCACCGGATATTCACAAGCTGGAAAAGGATGGTTGGTTAGAGGTCCTGAACTATCCAAAACCTATTGTTGACCACAGCAAGGAGCGGGAAATGGCATTGTTCATGTTCAAGTCAGCAAGTCAGATTGCTGATGTCTGA
- a CDS encoding MATE family efflux transporter, translating into MSEDELAVESIGKLFRKFALPAVFGFIISGVQITIDGFFIGNGVGTLGLTSVTLVYPLLIGMVATALLIGTGGASLVAIELGKGNKKRAHRIASDMLPLIAVVGTFFAILGIFFTGPLLRMVGASGIVFDMANDYLRIMFIGSFGLIAGIGLDSLVRNDGRPSFAMKVMVASALVNIVLDYLFVMRWGMGMQGAAIATVVAFVASAAVFTAYFFSSYANLRLHLSDISPDMKIIAGILKTGFPAFVMQISLAVLVLSYNYMLLKYGSEVAVSSYGVIEYSFAIFYMIFEGISAGVQPIIGFNYGAKLYARVYSAIRMAMLSCFLVGLSGFIILYMFPETIIQLFNRNDPELLVTAVEGMRIFIFGIIVEGIIISSAVYYQSVNKIKPSLFIHFGKIFIFIIPLLFILPKQYGLIGVWMAAPLGIYLMFLVVGVMFLKEVRSLKQASTESFN; encoded by the coding sequence ATGAGTGAAGATGAACTGGCAGTTGAAAGTATTGGGAAGCTATTTCGTAAATTTGCACTCCCTGCTGTCTTTGGTTTCATTATCAGTGGCGTTCAGATTACCATTGATGGCTTTTTCATCGGCAATGGCGTCGGCACTCTTGGGCTCACATCAGTGACGCTCGTCTATCCTTTGCTTATTGGCATGGTGGCAACAGCTTTGCTGATCGGCACTGGCGGTGCTTCACTTGTGGCCATTGAGCTTGGAAAGGGTAACAAGAAGCGTGCTCATCGCATAGCTTCCGACATGCTGCCTTTAATAGCTGTGGTAGGTACGTTCTTTGCCATTTTAGGCATATTCTTTACTGGACCATTGCTTAGGATGGTGGGTGCCAGTGGGATTGTTTTTGATATGGCCAACGACTATCTTCGTATCATGTTCATAGGTTCGTTCGGTCTCATTGCAGGTATCGGTCTCGATTCTCTTGTGCGCAACGATGGACGCCCTTCATTCGCCATGAAGGTCATGGTGGCGAGTGCATTGGTCAACATTGTTCTTGATTACCTTTTCGTCATGCGCTGGGGGATGGGCATGCAGGGTGCAGCTATTGCTACGGTGGTAGCTTTTGTAGCTTCTGCTGCTGTCTTCACGGCATATTTCTTCAGTAGCTATGCAAATTTGAGACTTCATCTTTCAGATATCAGTCCTGATATGAAAATAATTGCCGGTATATTAAAGACCGGTTTTCCTGCATTTGTCATGCAGATATCTCTCGCAGTGCTTGTGTTGAGCTATAATTACATGCTCTTGAAATACGGCTCAGAGGTCGCGGTATCTTCCTATGGTGTCATCGAATATTCGTTCGCGATCTTCTACATGATATTCGAGGGCATCTCTGCAGGTGTCCAGCCAATAATCGGTTTCAATTACGGTGCAAAACTCTATGCCCGCGTCTATAGTGCGATCAGGATGGCAATGCTATCCTGTTTTTTGGTAGGTCTTTCAGGATTTATCATACTATACATGTTCCCGGAAACGATCATCCAGCTTTTCAACCGCAATGATCCGGAGTTGTTGGTGACCGCTGTTGAAGGTATGAGGATATTCATTTTCGGAATAATCGTTGAAGGTATCATAATCTCCTCCGCTGTCTATTACCAGTCCGTGAACAAGATAAAACCGTCATTGTTCATTCATTTCGGTAAGATCTTCATCTTCATTATCCCCTTACTGTTCATCTTGCCGAAACAATACGGTCTTATTGGTGTCTGGATGGCAGCTCCGCTCGGTATATATCTGATGTTCCTGGTTGTGGGGGTCATGTTCTTAAAGGAAGTAAGATCCCTCAAACAAGCTTCGACTGAATCTTTTAATTGA
- a CDS encoding MarR family winged helix-turn-helix transcriptional regulator: protein MPAQLSFEKLDKYYQKILNTNEKLEKYADVSFISLLYLREVRSLVNPTISELASAMDVKKPSASNMVRKLVDMGLLEVERSNSDKRVVKLTLSAEGNEVIELSRSADDLFFEKIEEILNDDEFEVFAGLWGKITSNLEVGREK, encoded by the coding sequence ATGCCCGCACAACTTTCATTTGAAAAGCTCGATAAATACTACCAGAAGATCCTTAATACTAATGAAAAGCTTGAGAAGTATGCCGATGTGAGCTTTATTTCTTTATTGTATCTTAGGGAGGTTCGATCACTCGTGAACCCTACAATATCAGAGCTTGCATCTGCAATGGATGTTAAGAAACCTTCTGCAAGCAATATGGTCAGAAAACTTGTTGATATGGGTCTGCTGGAGGTCGAACGCTCGAACAGCGATAAACGTGTGGTAAAGTTGACCCTCTCTGCAGAAGGAAATGAAGTGATCGAACTGAGCAGATCTGCTGATGATCTATTCTTTGAAAAAATCGAGGAAATACTCAACGATGATGAGTTCGAGGTCTTTGCAGGTTTGTGGGGAAAGATAACTTCCAATCTTGAAGTGGGTCGTGAGAAATGA